A window of Glycine soja cultivar W05 chromosome 2, ASM419377v2, whole genome shotgun sequence genomic DNA:
ATACAGACCAAGAATGTCGGTTATTAAAGATTTGATGAGTTAATATAATGTGTCTCCGGTATTGGAAATTTTTAGTAAGAGAAAGATACTTGCAaacaagttaaataaaaaaaaatcacactcttttataattattttccttaatgatttattatttgtattttgggtagaaaaattatttacaacaaTAATCCTCTTCATGCTACTCCTGAGCTGGTGTAGTGGCATGGTGTATGTTCTCTGCGCCAACGAGACTTCTCATAAGTCTTAACTAACTTTAGTTTGTGTTTCCTTGTATGGAAACGCGTTATGTATTATTGAATATGGATCTTCCATGCaactaataactaataattGTTTTTGCTTACGAGATTTTGTAACTATTGTTGTGTTCGTCAGCGGGGTCCTGCTAGGAAGTGACGATGGAAATATCACAAATGGAATAATGTggcaaaatctaaaaaaaaaaatttccacatAGACCAAACAAGAAATTTCATGAATTACACCAAAAAATCATACCAGGTTGTCATCATAAATCTCCACCACACAATTTCTATAATTAAATCAGCAATTATAATTGCTTGAATCATCAAACTTAAAAGATTCAAGGACAATTAaagattattaacaaataaaaacttCTATACAAGTTCTATTTTACAACATTATGATATTTGTTGGCAGTTGGCAGTTTCCACACATATCTTGacaattatttttctctccAAATTTTCAGTAAGTTATGACACATGGAGGAGGCTGGGGATTTtgcaatagtttttttttaaaacgtttGAGTCTAACCTAATTACCGTAACTTCTAGACAAAACTAGATTTTATAGTATGCAAGCACAAATCGGTATTGAATTCAACCATGACATGTTGCAGCCAGGGATAATTGTGAGGTACGAAGATTAGTCATGGGCCTGTTGATTTATTTACTTCACAACTAAACCTTTTCAATATAGTTGGTACGATTTGGTATTGTTATTTGTCATCTAGTTGTCGAAAGAAAGATTAATAATTGTGAGGTAAATAACACATGACGAAACTATTACGATTAAGCATTGAACATacccaaaaacatattttatcatatgATGAAATTATTACGATTAAATTACACATGCTTtattctatgatttttttttatagttatagATAAATTGCTAATGACTTCATGTTAGGAAAAATTGTCAACTTGTTAACAGAAATGATTGTTCATTTGctctaaatattaaataaaaacgtCACATGTAAAACAGCACagacaacttttattttataacacaaaatttaaatgtatttttttagataCTACTCCCTTCTCTCCTTATTATAAGaatgaaaacatttttgtttcacattttaatgcacttttaaaatatttttgtgttgctcaccaaaaatattttgaaaaggataaaaaaggTATGCATTAAATGATTATATACACAATATCAAGGTGAAAGTGAAACTGCAATTTTAATTGGAGAACAATAGAAACAACATTGAAGAAAACtgtatctaaattttattctaattttaattaaagaacaACAATTAAAACTATCTAACTAATTACacttgaattttatattttaataaattaaattattaattaattaaactaccAAAATCATCATACTAAACACTAACGATATAGCATTTTTAACAAATCttctaacaaaatattttaaaagaaatgttaCACAAGGTATggattattaaaagaaatatttcttTTAGTCATAATATTCTATCCAATAAGTTGAAATACATCAATGAAGTGTGAACTCGGATTCGGATGATATGATAAAACCCAAAAGCTCCACTCTACAATACCAAGGATGTGCCCATAAGTACCCAATTGTTGCCTTAAATATCTCAAGTTTTAATGACTAAGATAGTGATTGAATTGTGAAGATAAACATGGCCGGTCACCTCATAACATAACACAGCACAACTCAGCGACGCAACAACCAAAACAATGTTCCAGATCCTTCCACAACATTCTCTCAGTATCATATCAGTGGGCGCAGCCCCCCTCCTCTGTTTTCCCCTTATATTCACTCCCCTTTCCACCTTCTTCTTCATTATTCTTCTCTTCTCACAATTATTCCACAAAATTTCCCTCAATTATTTCTCACCATCATCACCCCCTTTCCTTctctcaagaaaaaaaaaagttaatttcttGAACCCAATGGCTTCAGAGACAGAGGTGCCGGATATTATTTCCTCTGTTTTCGAAAGGTTTCAACAAAACAGAGACATGTCTCTGTTTCTGCCCTTCCTCTTCGGCTTCTCTGACGCCACCCCAGGACGAAATAGCGACGACCCAGATCACGAAACTGCTCCCACAGAAGCCCCACAACGTCAAAGAATAATCTTGGTGAACCCCTTGACTCAGGGCATGGTGGTGATCGACGGTGGTTCGAGCCTCGAGGCTCTGTTTCGCGAATTCACCAACGGAAAAGGTGGTCGACCACCGGCTTCTAAGGAGTCCATTGAGGCCTTGCCGAGTGTGGAAATTGGAGAAGGTAACGAAGATTCGGAGTGTGTGGTTTGTTTGGAGGAGTTTGGGGTTGGTGGGGTGGCAAAGGAGATGCCATGTAAGCATAGGTTTCATGGTAATTGTATTGAGAAGTGGTTGGGGATGCATGGGTCTTGCCCTGTGTGTAGGTATGAGATGCCTGTGGAGGAGATTGATTGGGGGAAGAAGAGGGAGGAGGAAGGTGGTGAGAGGAGAAGGAGTGATGGTGGTGAAGTTTGGGTTAGTTTTTCTTTCAATAGGAGTAGTAGAAGAAACCAAGATCATGATCAAGCTGATTCTGGTGATtcaaatgatgatgatggttcTTCATCAAGTCATGGAGATGGTGCTGCTGAAGAGAGTTAGAGaaggttttttttcttttttgtgtttttctggtagatcaaggttttaaattgcggtcACAGTTATGGTTTTGTTGCGGTCGGTCTTTGATGTTGCAGGAAACTACAGACAAATGCAGTCGATGTTGTTGGAATTGAGGTCGTGGTGGTGACTCCAAAAACATTGATTTTGTGGCCAAAATTGTGATCGTTTTTTAAAATCTTGGGGTAGAGTGTTGTCGGTTTTCAAGTTGGGGAGGACTGGAAAATATGTACAGGCAAAAATGCacaaaattgttattatatcttgtggtgataaataaaaatgatgattttttgcTCTTATATTCCATTTTTTGTTTCAGTTTAAAACTACGGTTGCATTGATGTTGATAATTGTAACACAATTTTTACTGAAATTGCTATTTAAAACTTGTTGAAGTCAGAAATTTATCCAATTTTAGGTCTAAAAAGAAAGGAGAGGTTTTGAAGGTCTTTTTCTTTTAGTGGTTCAAAACttaaaccaatgaagaaggaatgaaatgaaataacttTACATGGTGAAAATAGAATTGTGGTTTTCATGGTACAAACTGTTAGGCTCCTAAGCACTGCCTTATTCTTTTTACACACTGGTTTTGTTTAACAGGTAAAAAAGGTAATCAAGAAACTCATTTTCGGTGCTCTTTGGCATTTAAGCCAGATTCTGCATTCCTTTCTCTTAGAATCTTGAGTCCTTGATACCTTCCTAGCATCAGAAGGCTGGCCATTGGGTTTGTGCCTGGTGACTCTGAAAAAGTTGAGCCATCCAATATTCTCAATCCCTTTATTCCATAAACCTTGTAGTGCTCATCAACCACTGATCCAACCGTGCAACCCCCATGATAGTGATAGATTGTTCTCACATTTTTCTTGCAGAAGTTTCTTAGATCAATATCAGTAGATGTCAGTTTTTCTTGCTTTGATTCTCCAAGGAAAAATGCAATAGACTTCGACCTTGCAATTCTCTCAAGTAGCTTTGTCATCTTGACACATTCTTCCATGTCATCATCACTTGCTAGATAGTTGAACCTCACAGAAGGGTTCAACCTAGGGTCAGTGTTGTTCAGTTCAAGCATCCCTTTTGAAGTAGGCATTGCTATCTTGGCAGCAACATTAACCCTTGATGAGTTGGAAGTTAGGGGAAGTATTGATGCTTCAACTATGATCTTGAAGTCATCTGTTATGCCAGCAATTTGGGGTGGATCAGGGAGCCTATTCTGTGGCTTTGAGTCCACCAAAACTGCTATGCAAGGGTTGTCTTGCATTCCTTGCCCAACCCCTTTCATTTCATGCACTATTGAAATGTTGAACCTTCTCAGCTGTTCTTTTGGCCCTATGCCACTTAGCATCATAAGTTGAGGGCTACCTAATGCACCTGCTGCCAAAATGACATCACCCTTTGAACTTGAATTCTTGGCTTTGTTTATGTATGCTTCATAGGTTTCATCCAAGGTGCCATTACTCTGGATGAACCTTATACCCTTAGCTCTAGTTTCATTCCTGTTACCTACAGCATTTGAGTGGTcaaaattcaagattgaattctGAATTGGTGACTGAAAAATGCCAGTTAGGCTCTATTCAGATAaacttttctataaatatttattggagaagaaaataagaatgtaaaatgaattgaattctTTTCATAAGCCATAATCGATTTATGTACCTTAGCTTTCGAATAAGTTGAGAGTTTCTATGGAAATTAAAgtgtataagttgattttaactgataggagacatttaatttattctattttttaatttcttttcttctataagtacttatgaaaaaaagtgtatccaatcaaaattttaaccACCTATTATagatagttataaaaaaagggtttttttttttaacttactaCTGTGATGAAAGATGATACTCTTGACTGTGGCATTTAGAAGGACTGTGAGGTTATTTGGATTCCCTGCATTCAGAAGGTCAGCTGAGGTGTGTCTCTTTCCAAACTCATCAAACACACTCCCAGAAATCTTGGTTCCTTTGATATGTTCCAAGCTGAAGCCATTGTATGGTAAAACTCCCGCTTCAAGAATGCTGAATTCAGCAACAGATTGCCATGGTGAAAGATAAAAAGGAGGAAAGACAACCTTGGATTCCACCCATTCATAAGCTTCTTTGACTAGTTCCTTGTCCCAACCAGCTTTGCAAACAAATTCCTCACTTGCTCTACTGTAAAACCCTCCATTTATAGCTGATGATCCTCCAAGAACTCTTCCTCTCACATTGCCAACTCCATCCTCTGATGTGAAACTTTGTGCCACTGACATGTACTTATCGGTCTTAATTAATGGAAAACCATAGTACCTCCTATCTATCACCAAGGGATTCCCATATGGTGAACTACCTCTTTCTATGAGTAGCACAGAGAAATCTTGTGATAGTGTAGCAGCTAATGGACAACCACAAGTGCCTCCCCCGACTATAATATAGTCATAAGATTTTCCTGCCACTTGCTTAACATCTGAAGTCATGTGCCATTGCCTATTATTTCCTACATAGTGAAATTAAGTGCTGGTTGAGACCAATCAAAACATTGTTTTAAGCTcaatacaaacaaaaaacaacaacaaagctgTATCCAACTAGGTGAGGTCTGCTACAATGATCACACGACACCATTCAACACGTTTAAAAATCAAAGATTTAGATATATTGTTTTAAGTTCAATAAGGAAAGCAAAGTTATATAACTTACCTGGAGGCTCTAAAGGGAAAGACAAACCCAAACTTGCAAGGAAGAACAAAACAAATGCTGTGAGAAGAAGCTTATGAACCTTGTTAATTTGTGGATGTTCCATATTGCAATCAGCTAATGCATTGACTTGTGAGTAGTAGAGGAAGAGCATGATTTTATTTGCCAAAAATGTGGGCTATACAAATCATTTGGTTTCTTTTGGCTGGTGACACCAATTGATTAAAGTTTGCAtagcataaaatatatataaaaaaatgcgcATGGTGTAACCAATCATTCCTTCTTCCTTTGTTGGCGACAACCGTTGTCTGCTAGGGGCATGATGTTTTCGGCTAACCTTGAATTTCATTGGTGGTTGTGACATATTAAAAGAAACTAAATCTGTaggttttgttaaaataatatttcgtGTGAATTAAGTCCACACAATTTTTTGAATATCAAGGCTAATGATTCTATTCAATGTAAGTAATTTCTTAAATCCTTAAACTTTCACTTTCTTAGCATGACCAGGGAGACTTTTATACGCTAACAAAAAGTGAAAATTATTACAATGTATGTAGCTTTTGGCATAATTGCATGTAGGTAAAAATGGAATAATCTATGATCTGGATTATAACAATAATGATGCATGTAGACACCATTGATAATCTGGGTTTAGACGTCACttgttaacattttaattagGGCCTTTAAGAATTAATGGTAATAAATTATAGAGTAAATtacacaaattttttaaatttattcttgtTATACTCTATACTCcttcatttttaaattctaaaaggGATTGGTGTAACGATTTCCGCCTAAAAGGGAGAGTGGGTGTAATAAAAGctcaaaaattaagtttttttcgTAAGGTTCAAAAGCCAAAGATATCAGATATAATAAGAACAAACTTCAGAAGGTGAAGGTGAATATAATTTCCTCTAAATTGTATTGGTGGCAACCCGTTAGGAAATTGTTATGGTGGAAATTGGTGACTATGGCCCATGATCCACGGCTATGTTTGGAAGAGAAAAGTGAGGGTTAGAAAGGTGTGTCACGTGCCTCGCATACGACCATATGTGTATTCTTTTGTTGACTATGAATAATTGAATATGACGAAGGGATGTACCCAAAGGAGTAAATGGGGGACTCCTAATTTTCTGTAACTTTTGATACAAGCATATGAAGTGATATAGGAATTAATTATGTGATATCCAAGTTTAAGTGATACTCGGCCATGGTTTTTATGCATTATTATGTCTTTCTCTGTTTGAAGTAGACGGTGAGGTTATTTGAGTGTTATTTAACTTGTTTCAGTTAtcagtttattttataattgtaattattagGTGGTGTCTGGACTAGTTTATGAACTCTTGGCAAATTCACTTCTTTAATCTAGTCAAAAGCAAATAAACAACGTTAGAGctgaatgttttaattaaaagaagatTTCTTGCTACTTAATTCTGTTGGAAAAAACTTAAGTGccatattgattaaaaataaaactaaattagaatatataattgAAGAGCAATTCTCATTCTTTGAACTAGGTTTTAGGATTGAGTTAGGTTTAAACTTATATTCTAACCATCTAAGATGGTATGATGTGAGGGAATGTGTTGaaacaataatatttcaaaatttaatgtcTAGTAAAAgtagaaatataatattatttctattttttttaacttttcattttctctcatctttttttctttttgcatatGTGTCTCATTTTGTAAACATTGTAACTTGACCGTTGGTGTGTGCACCTTGGCTACCAGCGAGGGATGTACGGATTACTGTTGTTTCTTTTttgctcattatttttttttattgttaatttattcaaatgtttCCACtgtcatctttcttcttctcgctattttttttcttttggccaACTCCGGTGAGGCCGCATCATGTCGCCATGCTGCTACCACCATCACCGTGATCTTGTGGCGACCTTGTGCCGCCAAGCCCTGTGCCCAGTGATGTCAGGGTTCGCACCTCCTCCGTGGAGATGCCTCTCCTTTGTTGCACCGTCAAGGTACTGCTAATGCACCTAGGGTTTTATagtaaaatttacattattttatctAGTACATAAGCATCTTAAACAAGATACAACATAAAATTACTTGTACTATGCATCAACCACCAAACAacgtaaaatacaaaaaattatcatgTGACTCAATTACTTGTTCAATGTTATTATGTCTGCCATGTCTTTTTAACAAATCAAAAGTAATCTCATAATCATAAgtcaactttattttaaaaactcatAAATCATAACAACCATCTTAAAACACTATTGAGCGTGATTAttaaactctcgagttaactcgTTAACTCTTACAAGTTTACAAGTTCATTTATCCTTTGCGAGTTGACTCGTGTGTAAACTCTCTTTTTAGTAGACTTTGGATAAACTCAATAAACTCTAAGTTAAATCGATAGATTCTCGAGTTTACCACCGAGTcaacaagttaaaaaatttgactaaaagtCAAATATTTTGGATTGTTTTCTGTTTGTTTAGTGTTCAACATATCTCCATTTGATATGTTGTTCTCGATTGAAAAATTCTCAcatctaataacatcaaacccttgTTCTCTAACAACATCAAATTAAACTCTTGTTCTCTAACAATATCAAACTCTTGATGAGAATACTCTACCTGCTATAACATCtgcaagttattatctagtagtgatgcattactagactgagttatttaagtattgcgaaatttattatttattattttgctttattatgTTGTTGAAATGTTCAATTGGTATGTtatctataaatattttgttattatttttgtatgaaATAGACTTTTACGAGTATACAAGTTAAATCTATGagttgaatttataatattctcACGAGTTTATTGAGCGTTGTGGTTTCATTTTCTCTTGGATCGGTTGaaactagaaaaaaaaggaaataaagttAAATCACAATGCTGGTTTTGTcacagttttatttattttttcttttttgacaaCGATTGTCATAGTTAAATAGAcattctatttataatatataatttctaaaGTGTGCAACAATAGGctaacattttaatattatatatttttttctcatcatATGTTTTGCTGATGTGGCAGCCTCCTACAATTCCTCACCTTTTTCCTCTTATCCCCTATGCTCACAGAAACTACTACTCAGAAGCCAAATGAATTGTCAGACCATACATGCTTAGTAAAATCATTAgaagctgaaaataaattaaaaatgaactgAACGAATCATTAATTTGTTAGGTGGCATAAACATAATCTTTATacattagttattattaattaataattattatcatttattattatttttcaataatattatcatttattattataccTCCAGTTGTTACAAACATTTAATATGCATTGGCCAACGTACAGAGATTGAAGTTGAGTGGCTAACATACCCTGCTACACGCAATAGATTAATGTAGAATTGAGCCTTGAAATAGTACCTCTACTCAGTGTTCGAGTTTCTTGCTGTCATAACTGAGGATGTTGAAACTTGATTTGGCTGCAGAATCAGATATGAGAAAGAAGCTTGGTGGTTTTACCATGTTCAATAATGGTGAAACTGAGGATATGAAGGAAGCAAACATAGGGAAAAAAGACTTGCAAACCTGGTAGTTTTAGAATCAGAGCTGAAGTATTATGATTTATGTTGGCATGGAATAGAGCCTTTTCCACAAGTTCTTGTATAATTCATATTCTGATGGAAATGTATTCAAATGATTTTCATTCAGTTTTTTGTATTCATGATCACATTCATCCTCAGGAATTCTAGAAGTAGAGAGGAGTTGTTCAATACTTCAAATTCATGGTGAGAatggtttttctttttgattttttctctaaaattttttttctaactaaaAAATGGGTATTTTGCTACTTCCCCACTACTTTTTCATTGATTTTGTCTCTCAATTGTTTGATTATTATTGTTCaatacttaattttaatatactacagtaaattataatatagtaaatattaatgtttattataatttatttagtgttaaatagatataatataattaaatcaatatgATAGTGTTGTgtcaaatcttatatttttgtatttttttccatctatatttatatatttgaacccTCAACcctctgattttaaattttgtaatttgcctCTGTTGAATCAGGATTTTGAATTTGCCTCTGTCAATACACCAGGAGTAGCAGAAAGAGGAACTCGTCTACAGGGAGTTGGTAAGAACACTAAtgattaaaatcaattatataaacAAATCACTATAGATCTAATTCTCAATAATAAAGATACAAATGAGATACAAAATGAAAGAGGCAATGAGACCCATCCAAATTGTTTCAATTCACCAAGGCAACAGCCAAGTGAATTATATTCTTGGCTTACCACGTGAGTGAAGGGAGAGAGACCCTAGTTTCCAAATAAGAAAACGAAAGTGCTGTGAGATGCTTATGAACTTGTTTAATTGCTTGCGAGTTCCATATCTAAATTTGATATGGATAATGCATATTCATTTGCGAGTAAATGGATGGCATCATTTGATTTATGAAAATGAGCTATTCAAATTATGTGTTGCCTCTTGGATATCGACAATATTAcaccaataaattaaaaagttagaCCTCATCgaatataaattttcaaatgCGCATGGTTTTTTGACTCATCATTCACCCAttccttcattttttccttttgccGACAACTTAATGCTAATTGTATATGTCATATaaatttctttcttccctttagAGGGTTCAAGTAAACTTGTCTAGTTAACATCAATTTGACTTTATATGAACAAACTTAACTAATGTGCCTAACACAACAATCATGGTGAGTTACTTGGAAGTAACAATGGGTTCAAAATGGAATAGTGATCTGGGTTAGACGTTACCAACACATTTTGGTAGGGCCTTTAGAAGGCTAATAATTAAACCAAACCACTGGGTACCCATTACCAACTTGTAACAGCAGAAATTTGTTATCCTGTGGCCCAATATCAGAAGCACCAAGAGATTGagaaagagggagggtgattacTGGTGGGAGAGGGGTGCCACACCTGACACCAAaccacatatattttttttattgtaatatgTTATTGGTCCAAATTACTCACCGCTTTATTGATGACTAATTATTATTGAAGAATCtgactaattatttttagtagaGTCTTGTcttttaatcacattttttcaatctataatatttgaattaaataccTTACTTAAGAAGATCGAGCCCAATAACCCAATACCATTCATACTAATAACTTATCGATACGCCACACCATATGATTTAAGTGTGTTGCACCTTTTTTTCTTGATCAGGATATACAAGTGCCACACCATACCCTACGATTTTATTTGTGCTGCACCTTTTCTCTTGACCAGGATTGGATATACAGTcaattgttctttctttttttccattataataataaaaatatacatactATATAAACATTTCTTTTATGACAATGATTTTGCTACATacgtttatataataattaattaggaagTGAAGTATATAAAAACCATCTTCATGGTTCCCAAAAGTTTAAACTGCAATTTAAGTCCAATGTTTTTGAACCTGTTGAGTCCATGTCACTCTGACATTGGCTGTTCAAGTCAAGCATTTCTGACAACTTGACTTTCCTCAACAACTTGTTGCCACATCTTTTCCCACATGGTTGCTCAACAACACAGCTTCCATCATCAGATTCTGTTGCTGCTAAacttctctttctcccactACCCTCATTGCTTGATAAGCCTCCATTGGATGCTTTATCCTCAGTGTGAATCTCCATCAATGGCAATTCAAATGAAACATTATTGGAACTCTTGAATTCCACAATCTCTTCCATTGGCTgtttctcttcctttctccctgAGCTTTCAGAAGATGTCAAGGAACTTTCCAGTGAACACATAGTGCCTCTGTCTCTTTTCCTCTCCCCACAGCTTAAACTCAACCCTCTTGTTTCTGTCAGTTCTGAGATGGGAGAACTTGGACAAGCATCGTTGATGATGGTAACTAGCTGAGAAAGTTCAGCTTTTGTGAGTTCTATCCCAACTGGGGAAGAATTGTATCCAGCAAGTGCTTCTTGTGCCTTCTTTAGCACTGATTGTAAATACTTCCCTTGAGCTTCAATTCTGAGCTGCAAATGTTTCTGCACCTGAAATCACCATCCAGTTTTGATTAACATGTCCTTATGCACCATCATTCAAAATTGAGATAAGAGTcaaggtttttaaaaaattctgcGATTGTGATTTCATCCACagcataaaactttttttttactatctgCGACCGCAGTGTGACTG
This region includes:
- the LOC114386594 gene encoding (R)-mandelonitrile lyase-like; its protein translation is MLFLYYSQVNALADCNMEHPQINKVHKLLLTAFVLFFLASLGLSFPLEPPGNNRQWHMTSDVKQVAGKSYDYIIVGGGTCGCPLAATLSQDFSVLLIERGSSPYGNPLVIDRRYYGFPLIKTDKYMSVAQSFTSEDGVGNVRGRVLGGSSAINGGFYSRASEEFVCKAGWDKELVKEAYEWVESKVVFPPFYLSPWQSVAEFSILEAGVLPYNGFSLEHIKGTKISGSVFDEFGKRHTSADLLNAGNPNNLTVLLNATVKSIIFHHSSNRNETRAKGIRFIQSNGTLDETYEAYINKAKNSSSKGDVILAAGALGSPQLMMLSGIGPKEQLRRFNISIVHEMKGVGQGMQDNPCIAVLVDSKPQNRLPDPPQIAGITDDFKIIVEASILPLTSNSSRVNVAAKIAMPTSKGMLELNNTDPRLNPSVRFNYLASDDDMEECVKMTKLLERIARSKSIAFFLGESKQEKLTSTDIDLRNFCKKNVRTIYHYHGGCTVGSVVDEHYKVYGIKGLRILDGSTFSESPGTNPMASLLMLGRYQGLKILRERNAESGLNAKEHRK
- the LOC114386608 gene encoding myb family transcription factor PHL8-like isoform X1; its protein translation is MDPQNMQNQTMHFVLSTDSKPRLKWTPELHRRFIEATNQLGGEDKATPKSLMRVMGIPGLTLYHLKSHLQKFRLGKSQQLETCSDNKQEDYIETKSSSDGHCSREISLGAQNQITENMQIAQALQMQMEVQRKLYEQIEVQKHLQLRIEAQGKYLQSVLKKAQEALAGYNSSPVGIELTKAELSQLVTIINDACPSSPISELTETRGLSLSCGERKRDRGTMCSLESSLTSSESSGRKEEKQPMEEIVEFKSSNNVSFELPLMEIHTEDKASNGGLSSNEGSGRKRSLAATESDDGSCVVEQPCGKRCGNKLLRKVKLSEMLDLNSQCQSDMDSTGSKTLDLNCSLNFWEP
- the LOC114386608 gene encoding myb family transcription factor PHL8-like isoform X2; the protein is MDPQNMQNQTMHFVLSTDSKPRLKWTPELHRRFIEATNQLGGEDTTPKSLMRVMGIPGLTLYHLKSHLQKFRLGKSQQLETCSDNKQEDYIETKSSSDGHCSREISLGAQNQITENMQIAQALQMQMEVQRKLYEQIEVQKHLQLRIEAQGKYLQSVLKKAQEALAGYNSSPVGIELTKAELSQLVTIINDACPSSPISELTETRGLSLSCGERKRDRGTMCSLESSLTSSESSGRKEEKQPMEEIVEFKSSNNVSFELPLMEIHTEDKASNGGLSSNEGSGRKRSLAATESDDGSCVVEQPCGKRCGNKLLRKVKLSEMLDLNSQCQSDMDSTGSKTLDLNCSLNFWEP